From the genome of Rhizobium sp. NXC24, one region includes:
- a CDS encoding DoxX family protein, which translates to MLNTTKWTPHVLAILRIVTALLFLEHATMKFFQFPAAIPGVPYPLPAIMLIAGAIEIVTGLLITAGLFTRVAAFIASGEMAAAYWMAHAPQGFWPALNMGEPAIMFCFIFLFIAFAGAGSWALDNIRRSSSNQVSATKSA; encoded by the coding sequence ATGTTGAACACCACGAAATGGACGCCTCATGTCCTCGCGATTTTGCGGATCGTGACCGCACTGCTGTTCCTCGAACACGCGACAATGAAGTTCTTCCAGTTCCCGGCGGCAATTCCGGGCGTGCCCTATCCGTTGCCGGCCATCATGCTCATCGCCGGCGCAATCGAGATCGTCACTGGATTGCTGATTACCGCCGGTCTCTTCACGCGCGTCGCCGCCTTCATCGCCTCGGGCGAAATGGCAGCCGCCTACTGGATGGCGCATGCGCCGCAGGGCTTCTGGCCGGCACTCAACATGGGCGAGCCAGCCATCATGTTCTGCTTCATCTTCCTCTTCATCGCCTTTGCCGGCGCCGGTAGCTGGGCATTGGACAACATCCGGCGCTCGTCTTCGAACCAGGTCTCAGCCACGAAAAGCGCATAA
- a CDS encoding class III extradiol ring-cleavage dioxygenase, with product MNELSLPTYFVSHGGGPWPYITDGFRRNFDKLEQSLVEMRAELGNAVRAILVVSGHWEEQRFAISSGAQPGMVYDYHGFPEYLYHIKYGAPGQPELAKRVQALLQGRGIEAALDPTRGFDHGTFSILKPLYPEENVPVVQLSLDVSYDPALHLEAGRALAPLRDEGVLIIGSGLSYHNLRAMRGNEGHEPSRQFDAWLQQTLVHSSPYERAKLLLEWEQAPSARAAHPREDHLIPLMVAVGAARDEPGAVTYHQNDFAGGLTASSFRFGNVPIAASGQ from the coding sequence ATGAATGAGCTTAGTCTTCCGACCTATTTCGTCAGCCATGGCGGTGGTCCCTGGCCTTATATCACCGATGGATTCCGCCGGAACTTCGACAAGCTCGAGCAGTCGTTGGTCGAGATGCGCGCGGAGCTCGGCAATGCAGTCCGGGCAATCTTGGTGGTCTCCGGCCATTGGGAAGAGCAGCGCTTTGCCATATCTTCAGGCGCCCAGCCGGGGATGGTCTACGACTATCACGGCTTCCCCGAATATCTTTATCACATCAAATATGGTGCGCCGGGCCAGCCTGAGCTTGCCAAGCGCGTGCAGGCTCTGCTGCAGGGACGCGGCATTGAGGCTGCGCTCGATCCGACCCGTGGTTTCGACCATGGTACTTTCAGTATCCTGAAGCCGCTCTATCCCGAGGAAAACGTGCCTGTCGTTCAGCTCTCACTGGACGTCAGCTACGATCCGGCATTGCATCTTGAAGCCGGGCGCGCGCTGGCGCCGCTGCGCGATGAAGGCGTGCTGATCATCGGAAGCGGCCTCAGCTATCACAATCTGAGGGCCATGCGGGGCAATGAAGGCCACGAGCCATCCCGCCAGTTTGATGCGTGGCTCCAGCAGACGCTGGTCCACTCTTCTCCCTATGAGCGAGCGAAGCTGTTGCTCGAATGGGAGCAGGCACCATCTGCCCGCGCTGCGCATCCACGCGAGGATCATCTCATCCCGCTGATGGTGGCAGTCGGGGCCGCAAGAGATGAACCCGGCGCCGTCACCTATCATCAGAATGACTTCGCAGGCGGGCTCACAGCTTCCAGCTTCCGCTTCGGCAATGTGCCCATCGCCGCGTCAGGCCAATGA
- a CDS encoding LysR family transcriptional regulator — MDTLTSLRVFCAVAELKSFTVAADRLGLSPAMASKHVMHLESRLGTRLLNRTSRHVSMTESGMLYFNQTRQMLDGLDEVEAAVSNVTVMPRGTLKFSAPVWAANSLIARVLAEYQQRYPDVRFDMDLSGRIVNLVDEGFDLALRATAPERLDPSLVARPLMQVAFHLVGSPGYLSRTGRPTEVADLNGHALLAYSGMNMNGGLAIKGTEGPETVNFRPVMQSENEIMLHLAALEDMGLVFLPIWMTQNDIAEGRLELVLPKAVTFNATLHAVYPSKKYLSAKVRTFIDFIAARKNLCSAAAEEQSAGEVHSIDW; from the coding sequence ATGGACACCTTGACGAGTTTGCGCGTCTTTTGCGCCGTGGCTGAACTTAAGAGCTTCACAGTGGCTGCGGATCGCCTTGGCCTCTCGCCGGCCATGGCGAGCAAACATGTGATGCACTTGGAAAGCCGGCTGGGAACGCGGCTGCTGAACCGAACCAGCCGGCACGTCAGCATGACCGAGAGCGGCATGCTCTATTTCAACCAGACCAGGCAGATGCTCGACGGATTGGATGAGGTGGAAGCCGCCGTGAGCAACGTCACGGTCATGCCCCGCGGAACACTAAAGTTCAGTGCCCCGGTATGGGCCGCAAATTCGCTCATCGCCCGCGTGCTTGCCGAATATCAGCAGCGCTATCCCGACGTGCGCTTCGACATGGATCTTAGTGGCCGCATCGTCAATCTGGTGGATGAGGGCTTCGATCTCGCTTTGCGCGCGACCGCACCCGAGCGGCTCGATCCGAGCCTTGTCGCACGCCCCTTGATGCAGGTTGCCTTTCATCTCGTGGGATCTCCCGGCTATCTGTCACGAACAGGGCGTCCTACCGAGGTGGCTGATCTCAATGGTCACGCGCTGCTGGCCTACAGCGGCATGAACATGAACGGCGGCTTGGCGATCAAGGGAACAGAGGGACCGGAAACGGTGAATTTCCGACCCGTCATGCAAAGCGAAAACGAGATCATGCTGCATCTGGCCGCGCTCGAGGATATGGGCCTCGTCTTTTTGCCGATATGGATGACGCAGAATGACATTGCCGAAGGGCGCCTGGAGTTGGTTCTTCCCAAGGCAGTGACATTCAACGCCACTCTTCATGCCGTTTATCCCAGCAAAAAATACCTTTCAGCCAAAGTTCGCACCTTCATCGACTTTATCGCTGCGCGAAAGAACCTCTGCTCAGCGGCAGCCGAAGAACAGTCGGCCGGGGAGGTTCATTCCATTGATTGGTGA
- a CDS encoding DUF3313 domain-containing protein, which yields MSFCLRLADVRRQTLAVAALAILPSCANVPLHQGTSLSSYTDMAASGGSLTKAKLRVDPASVLKARTVRIMPTSAQLGNSGALDPKGLALVTNAIDRALCVGLSDRFQIVAANHPADLVVHARVTDIVPTNRTAAATSAVASLGASVALAVPIPRIPIGLGGLSVEAEAVGQDGAQKAAMLWSRGANMLTTRARISTVGDAYSLSSAFGGDFSRMLVKGRDPFKGTPTMPSMQKIKASLGGAPKYDACKAFGSSPGITGAVAGQLGLPPGWSDKGAAASQ from the coding sequence ATGAGTTTTTGCCTTAGGCTTGCTGACGTCCGCCGACAAACCTTAGCCGTCGCTGCGCTTGCAATACTTCCCTCTTGTGCGAACGTGCCCCTGCACCAGGGTACTTCTCTCAGTTCTTATACGGATATGGCGGCATCGGGAGGTTCGCTGACCAAAGCAAAGCTGCGGGTGGACCCAGCGTCAGTTCTCAAGGCACGCACGGTACGTATCATGCCGACATCGGCACAGCTCGGCAACAGCGGAGCATTGGACCCGAAAGGGCTTGCGCTTGTCACCAACGCCATAGACCGCGCCCTTTGCGTCGGCCTCAGTGACCGCTTTCAGATCGTGGCTGCCAACCATCCGGCGGATCTCGTGGTTCATGCCAGGGTCACCGATATCGTTCCAACAAATAGGACGGCCGCGGCAACATCCGCCGTCGCATCGCTCGGCGCATCGGTCGCGCTCGCCGTCCCAATTCCAAGGATTCCAATCGGTCTCGGCGGACTGTCCGTCGAAGCGGAAGCGGTCGGTCAGGACGGGGCGCAGAAGGCGGCGATGCTTTGGTCGCGCGGGGCGAACATGCTGACGACAAGGGCGCGCATTTCCACAGTCGGGGATGCCTACTCCCTCTCCTCCGCATTCGGCGGCGACTTCAGCCGCATGCTGGTCAAGGGCCGCGATCCATTCAAGGGAACGCCGACCATGCCGTCGATGCAAAAGATAAAGGCATCGCTCGGTGGCGCTCCGAAATACGACGCCTGCAAGGCGTTCGGATCTTCCCCCGGCATCACGGGAGCGGTCGCCGGCCAGTTGGGCCTACCGCCGGGCTGGAGCGACAAAGGAGCGGCCGCTTCGCAGTAG
- a CDS encoding efflux transporter outer membrane subunit has translation MISLRYSSLALLLMLAGCVSGPDHVPPQMPLPAKFTEGGAKSNNDVSTTRWWTAYRDKQLDSLVARGLSRNLDVQQALEEINQASANVVTAGAGGLPSLDLSASHTVSGEKGSLRTTTGTTNTTTGEASASWLLDLFGRYRRATESARAALDAAYASADDEKLSVMKDIVSSYIDARYYQERIALSNANLKSRLETYDLTKQQSSAGAASRLDVVQAEGLVQSTRSEIPGLENSFNGEVHHIATLLNMPASTMKAELRKAAAQPVFNGTIQAGVPADLIRNRPDIRKAERELAEAVANIGVAETKLYPSISLSGSISPSRVGSTASNAGSLTSWSFGPTLDLPIFDGGSLRADVDSTRSKAKTAYLAWKDTVNSAAEDVENALSAIHRDAQAEAALRNQVKTARESLRLSTTSYKDGASSLLDVLTSQRDVSDAQASLAEAIQTLAKDYVDLHVAIGAGYRSQEATLNSAAPAAAP, from the coding sequence ATGATATCCCTGCGTTATTCCTCACTGGCGTTGCTGCTTATGCTGGCAGGATGCGTGAGCGGTCCGGATCATGTCCCCCCGCAGATGCCGCTTCCGGCAAAGTTCACGGAAGGGGGAGCCAAGAGCAATAACGATGTTTCAACGACCCGGTGGTGGACAGCCTATCGCGACAAGCAGCTCGACAGTCTGGTGGCACGCGGCTTGTCCCGCAACCTCGATGTGCAGCAAGCATTGGAGGAAATCAATCAGGCCTCCGCAAATGTCGTCACCGCCGGCGCTGGCGGATTACCGAGCCTCGACCTCAGCGCATCGCATACGGTTTCGGGTGAAAAAGGTTCGCTGCGCACGACCACAGGCACCACCAACACAACCACCGGCGAGGCCAGCGCCTCATGGCTGCTCGATCTATTCGGCCGGTACCGTCGCGCGACGGAGAGCGCACGCGCCGCTTTGGATGCAGCCTACGCTTCTGCTGATGACGAGAAACTCTCCGTAATGAAGGATATTGTGTCGAGCTACATCGATGCACGCTATTACCAAGAGCGCATCGCGCTTTCCAACGCGAACCTGAAATCCCGGCTCGAGACATATGACCTTACCAAGCAACAATCGAGTGCCGGCGCCGCTTCTCGTCTCGACGTCGTCCAGGCCGAGGGTTTGGTGCAATCGACGCGCTCGGAGATCCCCGGCCTTGAAAACAGCTTCAACGGCGAAGTCCATCATATAGCGACATTGCTCAATATGCCGGCATCGACGATGAAGGCGGAGCTGCGTAAGGCTGCCGCGCAGCCGGTATTCAACGGCACGATACAAGCCGGCGTTCCGGCCGATCTGATCCGCAATCGTCCCGACATACGAAAGGCCGAGCGCGAATTGGCGGAGGCCGTTGCCAATATCGGCGTTGCCGAGACTAAGCTTTATCCGTCCATCTCCCTGTCCGGCTCGATCTCTCCAAGCCGGGTCGGCTCGACGGCAAGCAATGCCGGAAGCCTGACAAGCTGGTCCTTCGGCCCTACCCTTGACCTGCCGATCTTCGATGGTGGAAGTCTGCGTGCCGATGTCGACAGCACAAGATCCAAGGCCAAAACAGCGTATCTAGCCTGGAAGGATACAGTGAACAGTGCGGCGGAAGACGTGGAAAACGCTCTTTCTGCCATTCATCGCGATGCACAGGCTGAGGCAGCGCTGCGCAATCAGGTCAAGACGGCGCGGGAATCCCTGCGGCTTTCGACCACGAGTTACAAAGATGGGGCATCCTCATTGCTCGACGTCCTGACTTCGCAGCGTGACGTTTCCGATGCGCAGGCAAGTCTTGCGGAAGCCATTCAGACGCTTGCCAAGGACTATGTCGACCTCCACGTCGCCATAGGTGCGGGTTATCGTTCTCAAGAAGCGACGTTGAACTCAGCAGCGCCGGCAGCGGCACCATGA
- a CDS encoding ATP-binding protein produces the protein MPRLFWKFFTIIWLTLATTVAVIIIIVKLLQAVPFAKELEEERRTLVLNLTENVLVQDGEDAAAHFVRMSEKTRPLGLTLSKVADANACTQEKTADTRSVLRDGVCYRISLSTPISFSLETLAPLMPWITILISATISAGALARYLIRPVVHLRDGLSALAHGRFDFRIGDKMAGRKDEVTALAHDFDSSAARLQELQDAQQRLFHDVSHELRSPLSRLQAAVGVLRQNPAKLDLMLDRMDREVERLDVLVGEILTLARLTAGASLPLKTQSLDVIELLNEILGDAAFEAQAREVSITSNVGGIFLAEVEGELIYRALENVIRNAVKYTAPHSSISVSCETTADLLKIRVTDQGPGVGRDELERIFQPFSRGDDAVPEGGYGLGLAITRQAVERHGGRVAASLPAAGGLALTLEIPRRPAMFGPTSDRA, from the coding sequence ATGCCCCGGCTTTTCTGGAAGTTCTTCACAATCATCTGGCTGACCCTGGCGACAACCGTCGCGGTCATCATCATTATCGTCAAGCTGCTTCAGGCGGTGCCCTTCGCCAAGGAACTTGAGGAGGAACGCCGGACGCTGGTGCTGAACCTGACTGAGAACGTTCTGGTTCAGGACGGCGAAGACGCGGCCGCGCATTTCGTGCGCATGAGTGAAAAGACGCGACCGCTCGGCCTGACCCTTTCCAAGGTCGCCGACGCCAACGCCTGCACACAGGAGAAAACGGCCGATACGAGATCCGTCTTGAGAGACGGGGTTTGCTATCGCATTTCGTTGTCAACTCCGATCAGTTTCAGCTTGGAGACCTTGGCTCCCTTGATGCCATGGATCACGATCCTGATTTCGGCCACGATATCGGCGGGCGCGCTCGCCCGATATCTCATTCGCCCGGTCGTTCATCTGCGTGACGGCCTGAGTGCGCTCGCCCATGGCCGCTTTGACTTCCGCATCGGAGACAAGATGGCTGGCCGAAAGGACGAGGTCACGGCGCTCGCGCATGATTTCGATTCCAGCGCCGCGCGGCTGCAGGAACTCCAGGACGCGCAGCAGCGGCTGTTTCATGACGTATCCCATGAGCTGCGTTCGCCCCTGTCCCGCCTGCAGGCCGCCGTGGGCGTGCTTCGGCAGAACCCGGCGAAACTCGACCTCATGCTGGACCGCATGGATCGTGAGGTCGAACGGCTCGACGTGCTGGTAGGCGAAATCCTGACGCTTGCCCGCCTGACCGCCGGAGCCAGCCTGCCTCTGAAAACGCAATCCCTTGATGTCATCGAGCTGTTGAACGAGATCCTGGGCGATGCGGCATTCGAAGCTCAAGCACGGGAGGTCTCGATCACCTCCAATGTCGGCGGCATATTCCTGGCCGAAGTCGAAGGCGAGCTGATCTATAGGGCTCTCGAAAACGTCATTCGTAATGCGGTCAAATATACCGCCCCGCATTCGAGCATCTCGGTGTCCTGCGAGACGACGGCGGACCTCCTTAAGATCCGCGTGACGGATCAAGGGCCGGGTGTCGGGCGAGATGAGCTCGAACGCATTTTCCAGCCGTTCTCCCGTGGCGACGACGCCGTGCCGGAAGGTGGATATGGCCTCGGGCTTGCGATCACCAGGCAGGCGGTCGAGCGTCACGGCGGGCGGGTCGCCGCGTCGCTGCCGGCAGCCGGCGGTCTGGCTCTCACCCTTGAAATCCCCCGGCGCCCGGCGATGTTTGGCCCGACAAGCGATCGCGCCTGA
- a CDS encoding response regulator, with protein sequence MNKVLLIDDDVELTTLLQEYLAEEGYDVATDTDGRAAIAAAAGNTVDIIVLDIMMPRMNGIEVLQRIRKLSQVPVLMLTARGDDIDRISGLNLGADDYVPKPCSPGELAARLRAILRRAGQPAAGASTDTLRAGQLVIHPGSRTAEWRGETLELTGTEFSLLEVLARSAGQLVSKQDISKRAFGKPLTPFDRRIDVHISSVRQKLGLREDGQSWIQSVRGQGYQLLVD encoded by the coding sequence ATGAACAAGGTTCTCCTCATCGACGACGATGTCGAGCTGACGACGCTTCTGCAGGAATATCTGGCCGAGGAAGGATATGACGTCGCAACAGACACGGATGGTCGCGCGGCTATTGCCGCCGCCGCCGGCAATACGGTCGATATCATCGTGCTCGATATCATGATGCCGCGCATGAACGGGATAGAAGTTCTACAACGCATCAGAAAATTGAGCCAGGTTCCCGTGTTGATGCTGACGGCAAGAGGCGATGACATCGATCGCATATCCGGTCTGAACCTCGGCGCCGACGATTATGTGCCGAAGCCCTGCTCGCCGGGCGAACTTGCGGCCCGGCTGCGGGCGATCCTGCGCCGGGCGGGACAGCCGGCGGCCGGCGCATCGACCGATACGCTGAGGGCTGGCCAGCTCGTGATCCATCCGGGCAGCCGCACCGCTGAATGGCGCGGCGAGACGTTGGAACTGACCGGCACCGAATTCAGCCTGCTCGAAGTCCTTGCCCGCAGCGCTGGCCAACTCGTGTCGAAGCAGGACATCTCGAAGCGCGCCTTCGGAAAGCCGCTCACGCCGTTCGATCGCCGCATCGACGTCCATATCAGCAGCGTTCGTCAGAAACTCGGGCTCAGAGAGGACGGGCAATCCTGGATACAGTCTGTCCGGGGCCAGGGCTATCAACTTCTCGTGGACTGA
- a CDS encoding efflux RND transporter periplasmic adaptor subunit produces the protein MPDLPRNASLKKPFMTFATALVAAALLFHSNAVAEQAAAPALTVSLTAPAKRDWPETVPASGWLKPWQEAIIASETSGLRITDVLVDVGSVVTKGQTLARLSQESVLADLRKQEAAVVTAKANLTKAKANADRARQLSSSGALSDEKITEYFADEQTATASLASEEAALDSEKIKLGQTTITAVDDGLITSRSANLGAVVSTGTELFRMVRQQRVEWQAEVSARYLPRISEGLSVAINGPDGHAIEGKVRLVGPSVSTDTSRTIVYVALPADARPRTGLYVTGNIELQTTPALTVPETAIVFRDGISYVFAAGEDNRVRRVRVETGRRNDGEVEIISGIDASSKVVTSGGAFLSDNDLVKIAEKN, from the coding sequence ATGCCAGACTTGCCAAGGAATGCATCGTTGAAAAAGCCGTTCATGACATTCGCCACCGCGCTCGTTGCGGCGGCGCTTCTGTTTCACAGCAATGCCGTAGCCGAACAGGCCGCCGCACCTGCTCTCACCGTCTCTCTGACAGCGCCGGCAAAACGGGACTGGCCGGAAACCGTTCCCGCGAGCGGCTGGCTGAAGCCGTGGCAGGAAGCGATCATCGCCTCCGAGACGAGCGGCCTGCGCATAACCGACGTCCTGGTCGATGTCGGCTCCGTGGTTACGAAGGGGCAGACGCTGGCCCGGCTTTCGCAGGAGAGTGTGCTAGCAGACCTTCGCAAGCAGGAGGCGGCTGTCGTGACCGCCAAGGCAAATCTGACGAAGGCCAAGGCGAATGCGGATCGGGCGCGGCAGCTCAGTTCGTCCGGGGCTCTCTCCGACGAGAAAATCACTGAATATTTCGCCGACGAGCAGACGGCGACGGCAAGCCTGGCATCCGAGGAAGCCGCGCTCGACAGCGAAAAGATCAAGCTCGGGCAGACGACCATCACCGCCGTCGATGATGGCCTCATAACCTCGCGTTCCGCCAACCTCGGCGCCGTCGTCTCAACCGGCACCGAGCTGTTCCGCATGGTCCGTCAGCAGCGTGTCGAATGGCAGGCCGAAGTATCGGCGCGCTATCTGCCGCGGATTTCCGAAGGCTTGAGCGTTGCGATCAACGGGCCGGATGGGCATGCCATCGAAGGCAAGGTGAGGCTTGTCGGGCCTTCGGTCAGTACCGACACGAGCCGGACAATCGTCTATGTCGCGCTTCCAGCCGATGCCCGTCCGCGCACCGGCCTTTACGTCACGGGCAACATCGAATTGCAGACCACGCCGGCTCTGACCGTGCCCGAAACGGCGATCGTGTTCCGGGACGGCATCAGCTACGTCTTCGCGGCAGGCGAGGACAACCGGGTGCGCAGGGTTCGGGTGGAAACCGGCCGTCGCAACGATGGCGAGGTGGAAATCATCTCCGGCATAGATGCCTCGTCGAAGGTCGTGACCTCGGGCGGTGCCTTTCTGTCGGACAATGACCTCGTGAAGATTGCGGAGAAAAACTGA